The Streptomyces sp. cg36 genomic interval ACCCTGACCAATCCGGACAAGCGCAACGCCCAGTCTCCCGCTCTGTGGCGGGCGTTGGTGGCGGCCGGACAGGAACTCCCCGGGTCCGTCCGGGTCGTGGTCCTGCGGGGCGAGGGCAAGTCCTTCTCCGCCGGGCTCGACCGTCAGGCCTTCACCCCCGAGGGCTTCGACGGCGAGCCGTCCTTCCTGGACCTGGCGCGCGGCTCCGACGCGGAGCTGGACGCGGTCATCGCCGAGTACCAGGAAGCGTTCACCTGGTGGCGCCGCAACGACATCGTGTCCATCGCGGCCGTCCAGGGGCATGCGATCGGTGCGGGCTTCCAGCTCGCGCTCGCCTGTGACCTGCGCGTCGTCGCCGACGACGTGCAGTTCGCCATGCGCGAGACCAGCCTGGGCCTGGTGCCGGACCTGACCGGCACCCACCCGCTGGTCTCCCTGGTGGGCTATGCCCGCGCGCTGGAGATCTGCGCCACCGGCCGCTTCGTCGGCGCCGAGGAGGCGGAGCGCACCGGCCTCGCCAACCTCGCGGTGCCGGGCGCGGAACTCGACGCGGCCGTACGGGACTTGGCGGGCGCGCTGCTCGCCGCGCCCCGGGACGCGGTGGTGGAGACCAAGGCGCTGCTGCGGGGCGTCGCCGACCGCGGTTACGAGGACCAGCGCGTCGCCGAGCGGGCCGCTCAGGCGCGCCGGCTGCGGGACCTGGCGGGTCTGTCGGACTGAGCGTGCTCCGCCCGGGGGGTTGCGCCCCCGGCTGCCGCATCCCCGGCGCGGGATGGGGCAACCACACTTAGTGTGGGCAGCCGGGGGGAATCCGAAAGGGACGAACGCCATGAGCGACACCGCAGAACGCAGCCGCCCCGAACCGTCCGGCCAGGGCGGCAGGGAGACCTCCGAGGGCGGTGCCAGGAAGTCCGGCGCCCGGCGCGGCGGCGGCGATCCGGGGACCCGCGGCCGGACCACCATCGCCGACGGCGTGGTGGAGAAGATCGCGGGTCTCGCGGCCCGGGAGGTCGTGGGCGTCCACGCGATGGGCAGCGGACTGTCCCGTACGTTCGGCGCGGTCCGCGACCGGGTACCCGGTGCGAGCAAGGCCGCGGTGGCGCGCGGGGTGAAGGCCGAGGTCGGCGAGGTCCAGACGGCGCTCGATCTGGAGATCGTGGTCGATTACGGCGTGTCGATCTCCGATGTGGCCCGCGCGGTGCGGGAGAACGTGATCGCGGCCGTCGAGCGCATGACGGGGCTGGAGGTCGTCGAGGTCAACATCGCGGTGAGCGACGTCAAACTCCCGGACGAGGAAGAGGACGAGCCGGAGTCGCGGCTCCAGTAGACCAGGCCCCCGACTGAGGAGCTCAGGATGAGCATGGCGGTGATCGGCATGGTGGCCGGCATGGCGCTCGGATTCGCCGGATACTTCGGCGGGTTCGGAGCGTTCTTGCTGGTGGCGGCGCTAGGAGCGATCGGGTTCGTGGTGGGCCGGTTCCTGGAGGGCGATCTCGAACCGGGCGACTTCTTCCGGCCCCGGGGCGACCGCGGCGACCGGCGGCGGTGACCGCGCCCCATGACGGTGTCGTCGACGGCCCCCGGCCGCAGGGAGCCGGATCCGCCGGGTCCGGAGCGAGGCGATCCGGGTCGCGCCGGGCCCGCGCGGGTGGAGCCCGCCGAGCGCGGCGCGACCCGGATCGCCGACCGGGTCGTGGCGAAGATCGCGGCCCGGGCGGCGCGCGAGGCGCTGGGCGCACCGCCCGAGGGCGGCGCCGCGCCCCACGCCACGGTCACGGTCCACCAGGAGGTGGCCCGCGTCCGCGTCAGCCTGGAGCTCGGCTACCCCTCCGACATCGGTGCCCAGTGCGGGGCCGTGCGTCGGCAAGTGGCCGAACGGGTAAGGGCGTTGGCGGGCATGGAGGTGCCCGAGGTGGCGGTGCAGATCGAGCGGCTGCACTCCCCGCACACCCGCGGCACGGACCCGGGGAGGATCCGATGAGCGAGCCCGGCGGACCGGCCGAACCGGAGCGCACCGGCCCCGGCGCGCCCGGGTACGGGACCGGGGAAGGGGACGGCGCCGGCACCCGGCGGCTGCCCGTCGTCCTGGAGAAGACCCCCGGCGGGCCGCTCCCCGGCGACGAGGACGGCCTCGACCAGTCCCGGTCGTCCGCCGCCTACGACCCCGTGCCGACCGTCACCGACGAGCGCGCGGGCCGCTTCTGGTCCGCGCGCCGCGGCCCCGCCCTCCTGGTCGCGCTGGCCGTGCTCGCGCTGGCCGGGCCCCTGCTGTACGACATCGCGGCCGTCCGCGCCGACCGGCCCGCGATGCGCTGGCGCCGCCGGCTCGCGCACTGGTCGGCCGTGCACGCGCTGGACGACGCGGTGGTCCTGGCGGGCGCGGGCGCGGCGGTGCTCCTGGGCCTCTGGCTGATCGTGCTCGCGCTGACGCCGGGGCTGCGGGACGTGCTCCCGATGCGCCGCACCACGGCCGGGGTGCGGGCCGGACTGGACCGGTCCGCCGCCGCGCTGGTGCTGCGGGACCGGGCGATGGAGGTTCCGGGCGTGCAGTCGGCGCGGGTCAGGATGGGCCGCGCCAAGGTCGCCGTACGGGCCGAGTCGCACTTCCGCGAACTCGACGACGTACGGGCGGACCTGGACGCCGCGCTCGGCGCGGGCATCAAGGAACTCGGGCTGGCCGGACGGCCCGGCCTCTCCGTGCACGTCGGCCGCGCGGCCAGGAAGCGGTAGCCGTGCCGGCGCCGGGAAGGGGGCACGCATGCTCAGGACGGTGAACCGGGTGCTGATCGGCCTCGCCGGGCTGGCCCTGGTGGCGGCGGGCGGCGCGGCCCTCGCGGCCGGGTCCGGCCTCGCCGTCCCCTCGTGGTGGCCCTGGCACGGCAGGCACGACGTCCTGCTGAGCCACGCCCGCCGGGAGCGCTGGCACCAGCACGGCTGGTGGTGGCCGGTGGTGATCGCCGCGCTCGCGGTGCTGGTGCTGCTCGCCCTGTGGTGGCTGCTCGCCCAGCTGCGCCGGGCCCGGCTGGCCGAGATCCTGGTGGACTCCGGCGACGGCGCGGGCGCGCTGCTGCGGGGCCGGGCCCTGGAGGCGGTGCTGGCGGGCGAGGCCGAGTCGCTGCCCGGGGTGGCGCGCGCCCATGTCACCCTGCACGGGCGGCGCACCACGCCCGAGGCCCGGATCGCGCTGGCCCTGGAGCCCCACGCGGCCCCGGCCGAGACGCTCACCCTGCTCGTCTCGCAGGCCCTGGCACACGCCCGCGACTCGGCGGGCCTGGCCGAGCTCCCGGCCGACGTTCGGCTGCGGGGCGTCAAACACCGGGCGCGACGGGTGAATTGAGGCCCGCAAGACCGGGCCGATGCCCGCCGGAGGCCCCTGCCCGTCGGGCCGGTGCCCACTAGCGGTCGTGCGCCGTCGACCCGGTGCTCACTGGCGGCCCCCGCGCCGCCGGGCCGGTGCTCACCAGCGCCCCCGTCGCCGGGCCGATGCCTACAAGCGGCCCCCGCCGCCGGGCCGGTGCCCACCGGCCCCCGCCGCCGGGCCGAGCCCGCCGAGCGTCGGCCGGCGGTGCTCCGGCAGCGGGTCCCGGGACCCGTCGCGGCGCCCCGGGGCCGGTGGTGATCCCTCAGAACCCGTGCCGTGCCCCGCCGTCGACCGGCAGCATCAGGCCCGTCAGATACGACGCGGCGGGCGAGAGCAGGAACGCGGCCGTGCGGCCGAACTCCTCCGGCGTGCCGTAGCGGCGCAGCGGGATCCGCGACTCGTTGGACGCCCGGGACGCCTCCGCGTCGCCCGACAGCGCGTCCAGCTGGCGCACCCGGTCCGTGTCGATCCGGGACGGCAGCAGCCCGACCACTCGGACGCCGCGCGGGCCGAGCTCGTCGGCCAGCGACTTGGCGAAGCCCGCGAGCCCCGGCCGCAGCCCGTTGGAGATGGTCAGACCGGGGATCGGTTCATGGACCGAGCCCGAGAGGACGAAGCCGATCACACCGCCCTCGTCCAGCTCGTCCGCCGCCGCCCGGGCCATCCGGACCGCGCCCAGGAACACCGAGTCGAAGGCGGCCCTCCACTGCTCGTCCGTGTTGTCGGCGAGGAAGCCGGGCGGCGGGCCGCCGACGCTGATCAGCACGCCGTCGACGCGGCCGAACCGCTCGCGGGCGGCGGCGATCAGCCGGGCGGGGGTCGCCGGGTCCGCGTTGTCGGCGGCCACGCCCAGCGCCCCGGCGCCCAGCTCCTCGGCGGCCGAGGCCACCGCCTTCTCGTCGCGGCCGGTCAGCAGCACCTTCGCGCCGTCCGCCGCCAGCTCCCGCGCCGCCGCGAGGCCGAGGCCGCGGGAGGCGCCGGTGACGACGTAGACACGGTCCTTCAGTCCAAGATCCATGCGCCTATCCTCCCCCCAGCCCCATCGCGGTGGCCACCAGGCCGATGTGGCTGAACGCCTGCGGGAAGTTGCCCAGCTGACGGCCGCTCGACGGGTCGTACTCCTCGGCCAGCAGCCCCACGTCGTTGCGGAGCGCCAGCAGGCGTTCGAACAGCTCGCGCGCCTCCTTCTCGCGGCCGGTCAGCCGCAGCGCGTCGGCCAGCCAGAACGAGCAGGCCAGGAAGGCCCCCTCGCCGCCGGGCAGCCCGTCCACCGTGCTGTCGTCGATGCTGTAGCGGCGTACGAAACCGTCGCGGCCCAGCTCCGCCCGGACCGCGTCGACCGTCCCGATCACCCGGGGATCGTCGCCCGGAAGGAAGCCGACGCGGGGGATCAGCAGCGTCGCCGCGTCCAGCTGCCGCGAGCCGTACGACTGGGTGAAGGTGTTGCGGACCGGGTCGAAGCCCTTCTCGCAGACCTCCCGGTGCACCTCGTCCCGCATCCGCCGCCAGCGCTCCGCGTCGCCGCGCCGCTGCGGGTCGGACTCCAGGGCGCGCACCGCGCGGTCGGCGGCGACCCAGGCCATCACCTTGGAGTGGACGAAGTGGCGGCGGGGGCCGCGCACCTCCCACAGCCCCTCGTCGGGCTCGCGCCAGCGGGCCTCCAGGAAGCCGAGCAGGCTGAGCTCGACGTTCCAGGTGTGCGGCTTGGCGGCCATGCCCTCGGTGCGGGCCAGATGGAGCGAGTCGATGACCTCCCCGTACACATCG includes:
- a CDS encoding Asp23/Gls24 family envelope stress response protein, giving the protein MSDTAERSRPEPSGQGGRETSEGGARKSGARRGGGDPGTRGRTTIADGVVEKIAGLAAREVVGVHAMGSGLSRTFGAVRDRVPGASKAAVARGVKAEVGEVQTALDLEIVVDYGVSISDVARAVRENVIAAVERMTGLEVVEVNIAVSDVKLPDEEEDEPESRLQ
- a CDS encoding DUF6286 domain-containing protein, with product MSEPGGPAEPERTGPGAPGYGTGEGDGAGTRRLPVVLEKTPGGPLPGDEDGLDQSRSSAAYDPVPTVTDERAGRFWSARRGPALLVALAVLALAGPLLYDIAAVRADRPAMRWRRRLAHWSAVHALDDAVVLAGAGAAVLLGLWLIVLALTPGLRDVLPMRRTTAGVRAGLDRSAAALVLRDRAMEVPGVQSARVRMGRAKVAVRAESHFRELDDVRADLDAALGAGIKELGLAGRPGLSVHVGRAARKR
- the amaP gene encoding alkaline shock response membrane anchor protein AmaP — encoded protein: MLRTVNRVLIGLAGLALVAAGGAALAAGSGLAVPSWWPWHGRHDVLLSHARRERWHQHGWWWPVVIAALAVLVLLALWWLLAQLRRARLAEILVDSGDGAGALLRGRALEAVLAGEAESLPGVARAHVTLHGRRTTPEARIALALEPHAAPAETLTLLVSQALAHARDSAGLAELPADVRLRGVKHRARRVN
- a CDS encoding enoyl-CoA hydratase/isomerase family protein, whose translation is MAVPDPVLDKDGVRLTVDDAVATVTLTNPDKRNAQSPALWRALVAAGQELPGSVRVVVLRGEGKSFSAGLDRQAFTPEGFDGEPSFLDLARGSDAELDAVIAEYQEAFTWWRRNDIVSIAAVQGHAIGAGFQLALACDLRVVADDVQFAMRETSLGLVPDLTGTHPLVSLVGYARALEICATGRFVGAEEAERTGLANLAVPGAELDAAVRDLAGALLAAPRDAVVETKALLRGVADRGYEDQRVAERAAQARRLRDLAGLSD
- a CDS encoding SDR family oxidoreductase; its protein translation is MDLGLKDRVYVVTGASRGLGLAAARELAADGAKVLLTGRDEKAVASAAEELGAGALGVAADNADPATPARLIAAARERFGRVDGVLISVGGPPPGFLADNTDEQWRAAFDSVFLGAVRMARAAADELDEGGVIGFVLSGSVHEPIPGLTISNGLRPGLAGFAKSLADELGPRGVRVVGLLPSRIDTDRVRQLDALSGDAEASRASNESRIPLRRYGTPEEFGRTAAFLLSPAASYLTGLMLPVDGGARHGF
- a CDS encoding Asp23/Gls24 family envelope stress response protein yields the protein MTVSSTAPGRREPDPPGPERGDPGRAGPARVEPAERGATRIADRVVAKIAARAAREALGAPPEGGAAPHATVTVHQEVARVRVSLELGYPSDIGAQCGAVRRQVAERVRALAGMEVPEVAVQIERLHSPHTRGTDPGRIR